A single region of the Salvia miltiorrhiza cultivar Shanhuang (shh) chromosome 8, IMPLAD_Smil_shh, whole genome shotgun sequence genome encodes:
- the LOC131001277 gene encoding uncharacterized protein LOC131001277, with the protein MDHMDIDQIVEVPDTPDRLAKHGINGRNGVITENQRSSMPRLGQKIFLEEGSRDQPMIIDSGSRGLSLHPSKRPSNFKNSQCPNTSASFSLVSSPSSRNGNLYRKVVTERKPSYLTHDSMHKSLESVRPSYPSKSSSSSQDDGISDPIEWSFLAARKNASSSTVPGNNETSDLPTGTSSHDLANLVNTSCNGNEEKKKPSRGGLSFGPGERVGFGGINKKKPENGVVSSNPIAPPRVNKQKRLVRNGCISPINIAKAEQLVGNDVNSYVAVGHNTGFVANEHSTGSRASDPPPVLIDIRDLVTEEDDSHSRKGKGMTSHPCSSRRLDWGTKNLHGRSSVNPGEKAVESVDYNGDAGKNIGESAGWRSTRNRSRGVINISSPDKEKNLITERVTPRLSIQQHETRSDRRGKGISVANCDNCPNNASFISSEQFRAQPVKESVSHPRARLGQVNGPRSAAGTLIKRQKQGSSFNSYGECSTSVSDDLEVILLSSPAEAANLRPSSSNANMPQIIEVDESSPQLPHDTRDDHARARQLEADELMALELQEQFYNEMPAFGVQETDEHVAIALQHQDGPSHGRARGRPQVLDARSMSNLRRQSNARSSSNAPRRGSLARSLPLRSRFPGQPRTLSSSRWRASMFPPDMDIDMRMQILGALEEFSDMGMNAGILHSNRDFNESDYEMLLALDDNVNHGGASDRQINGLPQSTVQTDHEEACAICLETPTTGETIRHLPCLHKFHKDCIDPWLRRRSSCPTCKSSIT; encoded by the exons ATGGATCATATGGACATCGATCAGATAGTTGAGGTTCCAGACACTCCCGATAGATTAGCTAAACATGGAATCAATGGGAGGAATGGCGTTATAACTGAAAATCAACGTTCATCAATGCCCCGTCTTGGGCAGAAGATTTTTCTTGAAGAGGGTTCTAGAGATCAGCCAATGATCATTGACAGTGGAAGCCGAGGGCTGTCCCTGCATCCTTCAAAACGTCCTAGCAATTTCAAGAATTCTCAGTGTCCCAATACATCTGCGTCCTTTTCCTTGGTGAGTTCACCATCATCAAGAAATGGCAACCTATACCGAAAAGTGGTGACAGAGAGAAAACCCAGTTACCTCACCCATGATTCCATGCATAAAAGCTTGGAGTCCGTGAGACCATCATATCCTTCAAAATCTTCCTCATCTTCTCAAGATGATGGTATCTCAGATCCCATAGAATGGAGTTTTCTAGCTGCTCGTAAGAATGCTTCTTCAAGCACTGTACCTGGAAACAATGAAACTTCAGATTTACCTACTGGAACTTCTTCACATGACCTGGCAAATTTGGTGAACACATCCTGCAATGGCAATGAGGAGAAAAAGAAACCGAGCAGAGGTGGTTTGAGTTTTGGACCTGGTGAAAGAGTGGGGTTTGGTGGTATTAATAAGAAAAAACCTGAGAATGGGGTTGTTTCTTCTAATCCCATTGCCCCGCCTAGAGTAAATAAACAAAAGAGATTGGTAAGAAATGGATGTATATCTCCCATTAACATAGCTAAGGCTGAACAGTTAGTTGGGAATGATGTTAACAGCTATGTAGCTGTTGGACATAATACTGGTTTTGTAGCTAACGAACATAGTACTGGCTCTAGGGCATCTGATCCTCCACCTGTTCTAATTGATATAAGAGATTTGGTTACTGAAGAAGATGATTCTCACTCACGAAAGGGCAAAGGGATGACAAGTCATCCCTGTTCGTCAAGGAGACTTGATTGGGGAACCAAGAATTTGCACGGCAG GAGCTCTGTGAATCCCGGTGAGAAAGCTGTAGAATCAGTTGATTACAATGGTGATGCAGGTAAAAACATTGGAGAATCAGCTGGATGGAGGAGTACACGTAATAGGTCTAGAGGAGTGATTAATATATCATCACCTGACAAAGAAAAAAATTTGATTACGGAGAGGGTGACTCCAAGATTGTCGATTCAGCAGCATGAGACTAGGTCGGATAGAAGAGGGAAAGGAATAAGTGTTGCTAATTGTGACAATTGTCCTAACAACGCAAGTTTTATCTCTTCCGAGCAATTTCGTGCTCAACCTGTAAAGGAATCAGTATCCCATCCTAGAGCTCGACTGGGACAAGTAAATGGGCCTCGTTCTGCTGCTGGCACGCTTATTAAAAGGCAGAAGCAGGGGTCTAGCTTCAATAGTTATGGTGAATGTTCTACATCAGTTTCAGACGATCTAGAAGTCATTTTGCTTAGTTCACCTGCAGAAGCAGCCAATTTGAGACCTTCTTCTAGTAATGCAAACATGCCTCAAATTATTGAGGTTGATGAATCTTCTCCTCAACTGCCACATGATACCCGAGATGACCATGCTAGGGCAAGACAGCTTGAAGCAGATGAACTTATGGCTCTTGAACTTCAAGAACAATTTTATAATGAAATGCCTGCATTCGGAGTTCAAGAG ACTGATGAGCATGTAGCAATTGCATTGCAGCACCAGGATGGTCCGAGTCATGGTCGTGCTCGGGGAAGGCCGCAAGTGTTAGATGCA AGATCAATGTCCAATTTGCGTAGACAATCCAATGCTCGATCTTCTTCAAATGCTCCTCGAAGAGGATCTCTGGCTCGATCTTTACCACTGAGAAGTCGTTTTCCCGGACAACCCCGAACCTTATCATCTTCTCGATGGAGAGCCTCTATGTTTCCCCCAGACATGGATATTGACATG AGAATGCAAATACTGGGAGCGCTAGAAGAGTTCAGTGACATGGGAATGAATGCCGGCATCCTTCACTCCAACCGTGATTTCAATGA GAGCGATTATGAAATGTTGTTGGCTCTCGATGACAATGTCAATCATGGTGGTGCATCTGATCGTCAGATTAATGGCCTTCCACAATCAACGGTTCAG ACTGATCATGAAGAAGCCTGTGCAATTTGTCTTGAGACTCCAACTACTGGAGAGACAATCCGCCACCTCCCTTGTTTGCACAAATTTCACAAAGAT TGTATTGATCCATGGCTGAGGAGGAGATCATCTTGTCCAACTTGCAAGTCGTCCATAacatga